The stretch of DNA TTTTCCTTAAGCAAGGACGATAAAAATGATTAATGAGTGTTGTTCGAACAGAATATCTTCATTGCCGCAACAAAGCACAGTCGATAACAACAGAATAGACTTGACGTGAGATGTTTTTCGTTTTCGAGGCAGACCACTAGTGAACCTAAGCGTTAACAACAATACAGATAATTCCGGGCTGATATTGCTATAGATTATCAGCCTGATGACGCTGATATGTACGTATTCCTTTGTTTCGAGGTCACTATGAAAAAGCGATTTATACTCGCGGCAATTCCTGTCTTACTCACCACCTTTAGCAGCCTGGCTTCTTCGGAGGCAGCCTGGCAGCAGTTGGACAAAGACGTGCAAAAAAGCTGCCTTGCCATCAGCGCGCTGCAGGAGAAAAAGATTGCAGGGAAGCGCACCGATTTTGGCGACGACGTTGGCTATTCGGCGGTGGTAATTTCAGGCAACTACAAGTTTAAGAACAGCAACCCGGTGCCGGGCAAAGAGCTGTGCCTTTATAACCGCAAGAGCAAAAAAGCCAGCCTGGCGCAAATGCAGTAGCGTTTTCCTTGCCTGAAGAATATATCCCTGTAAAGACAATCTCTTTGAGCGACAGGCAGTTATCTCCCCACCGGAGCGCTGCCTGTTTTCTATACCGCCAAACTGCCATTTCCCGGTAACGTTTCTGCCATAAATCCCTCCCATACTGTCTGACTTCTGACCCCCGACAGGTTTTCGGACAATGGCAAAACGACCCTGGCTTCCCTGGCTGATTCTCACGCCGTCTTTACTCTTTTTACTGCTATTCACCTGGTTTCCGCTGGTGCGCTCCGTGTACGACAGCCTGTTTGATACGCGTATGGCGGGCGACGCTGGCGCTTACGTGGGCATAGGTAATTATGTGCGCCTGTTCGCCGACGCGGTGTTCTGGAAATCGCTGGTGAATAACCTGTTTTATATCGTGCTGACCGTCATTCCGGGCGTTGTCCTGGCGCTGCTGTTGGCGGTCGCGCTGTGGGAAAACCACTGCATTAACCGCTGGCTGCGCACGGCCTTCTTTTTCCCGATGATTATCCCGATGGTCAGCGCGGCGGCGCTGTGGCTGTTTATCTTTATGCCGGGCATGGGCATGCTGGATTACTACCTGGCGAAGCTGTTTGGGCCGATGAACAACAACTGGCTCGGGCGCAGCAACAGTGCGCTGTACGCGCTGGCGCTGATTGGCGTGTGGAAGTTTGCCGGTTATTACATGCTGTTTTTCCTCGCAGGGTTACAAAGCCTGCCCGCCTCGGCGCGTGAAGCGGCGATCATGGAAGGCGCGACCTCATCGCAGGTGTTCTTTAAGGTCACGCTGCCGCTGCTGCGCCCGACGTTGAGCTTTGTCATTACCACCGCGCTTATCTATTCGATCACGCAAATCGACCACGTGGCGGTAATGACGCGCGGCGGGCCGGATAACGCCACGACCGTGCTGCTGTATTACATCCAGAGTCTCGCCTGGGACACGCATGATTTGGGCAAAGCCTCCGCCGCCACTTTCCTGACGCTGGCCGGCCTGTTTGTCTTCTCGTTCGTTAACCTCAAGTTGCTGGAAAGGGGCGCCCACCATGAGCGTTGAGTTTTCTGGACCCGTTGTCAACGCGCGTAGCGTGCCGCAGCCGCTGTGGTTGCGCCTGCGTAAATCAAAGGGCATCACCCTCACAGTGCTGATGTGCTGCCTGGCGTTGCTGTGGGTGAGTCCGTTTCTCTGGATGCTGTCCTCGGCCTTTAGCGCCAGCACCTTTAGCGAAGGCATGGCTTCCGTGCTGCCGCGTTTCCCGCTGACGCTGGATAACTTTCGTGATGCCTGGCAGAGCGCCGACTGGCTGAGCCTGTACGCCAACACGCTGATTTTTAGCTTCGGCACTTTCTTCGTGCAGCTCGTCACCATTACCACCGCCGGATACGTTTTCGCCTGCCATGAATTCCGCGGCAAACAGACGCTGTTTCTGCTGTTCCTGGTGCAGCTGATGATCATGCCGGTGGTGATGATGGTGCCGAACATGATGACGCTCAAAGCGCTGGGGCTGCTCAACACGCTGACCGGGGTGATGATGCCTTATTTCACCTCTGCGTTTGGCGTGTTCCTGATGCGTCAGGCGTTTCTCGCCATCCCGAAAGAGCTGGAGGAGGCCGCGCTGATGGAGGGTTGCCGCTGGTGGCAGGTGCTGTACCGCGTGCTGTTGCCGATGTGCTGGCCGTCGGTGCTGGCGTTCGCCACCGTGAGCATTACCTACCACTGGAACGAATATCTGTGGCCGCTGATGATGCTCAACGACCCGGACAAACAGGTGCTGACTGTTGGCCTGGTTTCGTTTGCTATGGGCGCCGAGTCCGGCGGCCAGTGGGGCACCATCAGCGCGGGCACCATTATGGTCTGCCTGCCGCTGATGCTCGCCTTTATCGCCTTCCAGAAGCAGTTTCTGCGAAGTTTTGGTTTTTCAGGCATCAAGTAAGGAGTTGAGTGATGTTATTGGCCCATATTTCCGACACCCATTTCCGCAGTCAGAACCAGAAGCTGTACGGCTTTATCGATATTAACGGCGGCAATGCCGACGTGGCCTCGCAGCTGAATGCGCTACGCGAACGCCCCGACGCGGTGATCGTCAGCGGGGACATCGTCAACTGCGGCCGCCCGGATGAGTACCAGGTCGCTCGCCAGGTGCTCGGCACCATCAAGTCGCCGCTTTATCTGATCCCCGGCAACCACGACGACAAAGCGCATTTCCTGGAGTACCTGCGCCCGCTTTGCCCGCAGCTGGGGCACGATCCGCAAAACATTCATTATGCGGTGGACGATTTCGCTACCCGGCTGCTGTTTATCGACTCAAGCCTGGCGGGGCACTCCAAAGGGTGGCTGACGGACAACACCGTAGCCTGGCTTGAGGCGCAGCTTACGGCGGGCGGCGACAGGCCAACGGCTGTGTTTATGCACCATCCTCCGCTGCCGCTGGGGAATGCGCAAATGGACAAAATCGCCTGCGAAAACGGCCATCTGCTGCTGGAATTAGTGGCGCGTTTCCCGTCGCTGGTGCGTATTTTCTGCGGCCATAACCACTGCCTGACAATGACACAATATCGACAGGCGACCATCGCCACCATTCCAGGCACGGTGCACCAGGTGCCATACCACTTTGAAGACAGCCGCCCGTATTACGATCTGTCGCCGCCGTCCTGCCTGATGCACCGCCAGGTGGGTGAGCAGTGGGTGAGCTACCAGCATTCGCTGGCTCACTATGCAGGCCCGTGGCTGTATGACGCGGCGATCAGCTGCCCGACGGATGAGCGCTAACGGCCATGTTAAGACTGAATCACGTAAGCAAGCAGTTCGAAGGCAAAGCGGCGCTGAATGCGCTGTCGCTCAGCATCGAAGAAGGTGAATTTGTGGTGCTGGTAGGGCCTTCCGGCTGCGGCAAAAGTACGCTGTTACGGATGCTGGCCGGGCTGGAAGAGGTCAGCAGCGGTGAGATTTGGCTCCACGGCGAGAACATCACCTCGATGTCGCCGCGCGAGCGCAACTTCGCGATGATTTTCCAGAACTATGCGCTGTTTCCGCACCTGACCGTGCGCGACAACATCACGTTTGGCATGAAGATCCGCAAAGAAGACAAGGCCAGCTGGCAGCCTCGTCTCGAGCAGGTGGCCGCGATGCTACAGCTCGGCGAACTGCTCGACCGCAAACCGGCCAAACTCTCCGGCGGGCAGCGTCAACGCGTGGCGATGGCGAGAGCTATTGTGCGTAATCCACGCCTGTTCCTGATGGATGAGCCGCTCTCAAACCTGGATGCTCGCCTGCGTACCGAAGTGCGCGACAGCATCATGGCGCTGCATCATCAGCTCAAAACCAGCACCATTTACGTCACCCATGACCAGACGGAAGCCATGTCGATGGCGGACCGTATTGTGGTGATGAACGGGGGCGTGGTGCAGCAGGTGGGCAAGCCGGAGCATCTCTATGCCCGGCCAGCCAACCTGTTTGTTGCCGGTTTTATCGGCTCGCCCGCAATGAATTTGGTTTCTCTGCCCTGTGAAGACGGCCGCATCCTGCCCGCGACGCTGAACCTGCCTTTGCCGTCTCCGGCGAGCGCGGAAAAGAGCGTCTGGCTCGGTATTCGTCCTGAGCATCTTACCGACAGGCCAGAGGAAGGGCACCTGACGCTGAGCGCGACGGTGCTGCAACGAGAACTGATGGGCGCAGATTACCTGCTCCATGTCAGCACACACCTGGGGACGTTACGCTACACCCGCCGCCATCGCGGGGCGGTACCAGAAAAAGGCGATACGCTCACCCTCGGTTTTTCCTCATCGGATATTCACCTTTTCCACACAGACCTTCACCACAACTTACACCAGGAGATTGACCATGTTTAACCCCCTGATGCATAAATGGCGGGCGCTTGCCGTTTGCTGTTCGCTGGCCGTGAGCGGCGCGGCATTGGCAAAAGAGAAAATTGATTTTATGTTCCCGGCGCCGGTCGACGGCAAGCTGACGATGGAGATGACGCGCGTCATCAAAGCGTTTAACGACTCGCAGCAGGACGTTGAGGTGCGCGGGATTTTTACCGGCAGCTACGACACCACCAAAATTAAAGCTGAATCCGCACAGAAGGCCGGGCAGCCGCCGGCGTTGGTGATCATGTCGGCCAACTTCACCACCGACCTGGCGCTGAAGGACGAGATCCTGCCGATGGACGAGCTGTTTAAATACGGCCCCCGCAAGGCGGGTGATTTCCTGATGAACGACTTCTGGCCGGCGATGCATAAAAATGCCCAGGTTATGGGCGTCACCTACGCGATCCCGTTTCATAACTCCACGCCAATTCTTTATTACAACAAAACGATGTTTGACCAGGCGGGTATCAAGCAGCCTCCGCAGACCTGGGCCGAAATGCTGGCCGATGCGAAGAAGCTGACCGACGCCAGCAAAGGGCAGTGGGGCATTATGCTGCCGTCCACCAACGACGACTACGGCGGCTGGATCTTCTCCTCGCTGGTTCGCGCCAACGGCGGCAACTACTTCAACGAAAACTATCCGGGCGAAGTGTATTACGATTCACCGACCACCATCGGCGCGCTGCGCTTCTGGCAGAATATGGTTTACCGCGACAAAGTGATGCCGTCTGGCGTGCTGAACTCCAAACAAATCAGCGCCGCCTTCTTTAGCGGCAAGCTGGGCATGGCGATGCTGAGCACCGGCGCGCTGGGCTTTATGCGCGAAAACAGCAAAGACTTTGATATGGAAGTGGCGATGATGCCCGCCCAGGAACAGCGCGCGGTGCCTATCGGCGGCGCGAGCCTTGTGAGCTTCAAAGGTATTTCCGATGCGCAGAAAAAAGCGGCTTACCAGTTCCTGACTTATCTGGTTAGCCCGCAGGTTAACGGCGCGTGGAGCCGCTTCACCGGCTACTTCTCGCCGCTGAAAGCCTCTTATGACACGCCGGAAATGAAAGAGTACCTGCAGAAAGATCCTCGCGCGCAAATCGCGCTGGATCAGCTGCAATATGCCCATCCGTGGTACTCGACCTATGAAACGGTTGCCGTGCGCCAGGCGATGGAAAACCAGCTGGCGGCGGTGGTGAACGATCAGAAAGTGACGCCGGAAGCCGCAGCGAAATCTGCGCAGCAAACGGCAGATAGCCTGATGAAGCCTTACGTTGAGAAAACGGCGCTGGCCGAGGTGAAGTAAAATACTTTAGTTCGCATCCCCACGGGCGGTTATTCCGCCCGTTACCCTCATGTTAAAAAATCACTTTCTGACTATAACAGTTGTACAAAACAGCGTATTTTTAGCGCTGTGATATAGACAGGGAGCAGCGCATGAAAAAGTACCAGCAGCTGGCACAGCAGATCCTCGATCAGATTGCCCTCGGCGTCTGGCAGCCGGGCGACCGTTTGCCGTCGCTGCGCGAGCAGGTTGGCCACAGCGGGATGAGCTTTATGACCGTCGGCCACGCCTACCAGATGCTTGAGAGCCAGGGGGCAATCGTTGCCCGGCCACAGTCTGGCTACTACGTTGCGCCCCGGCCCGTGGCACGTACCACGCCGCCGGCGGTGCAGGTGACCCGCGCCGAAACCGTCGATATCAACACCTATATTTTTGATGTCCTGCAGGCGAGCACGGATGCTTCGGTGGTGCCGTTTGGCTCCGCGTTTCCGGATCCGCGTCTTTTCCCGCTCCAGCAGCTCAACCGCTCGATGTCCGCGGTCAGCAAAACTGCCACCGCCATCAGCGTGATTGAAAGCCTGCCGCCCGGTAACGAAGCCCTACGTCACGCCATCGCCCAGCGCTATGCCCAGCAGGGAATGCAGGTTTCCCCGGATGAGATTGTGATAACCGCAGGGGCGCTTGAGGCGCTCAATCTCAGCCTGCAGGCCGTCACCGAGCCGGGCGACTGGGTGATTGTCGAAAACCCTTGTTTCTACGGCGCGCTGCAGGCGCTGGAACGCCTGCGGCTTAAAGCGTTGTCGGTTGCAACCGACCCTGTGAGTGGAATCGATCTCGACGCGCTGGCCCAGGCTCTGGCGGAATATCCGGTCAAGGCCTGTTGGCTAATGACCAACAGCCAGAACCCGCTGGGGGTGACGCTGCCGCCGGAGAAAAAAGCGCAGCTGGTGAAACTGCTGCAGGCGCATAACGTCACGCTGATTGAGGACGACGTCTACAGCGAGCTTTATTATGGCCGGGAAAGGCCGCTGCCTGCGCGGGCATACGATAATCAGGGCATGACCCTGCATTGTTCTTCGTTTTCGAAATGCCTGGTGGCCGGGTTTCGCATCGGCTGGGTGGCAGCCGGAAAACACGCCCGCCGCATTCAGCAATTGCAGCTGATGAGCACCTTATCGACGAGTTCGCCGATGCAGCTGGCGTTGGTCGATTTCCTCGCGACCCGCCGCTATGACACGCATTTGCGAAAACTGCGCAGGATGCTGGCCGAGCGGAAACAGCAGGCGTGGCAGACGCTGAACGATCTCTTCCCGCCGGAGGTAAAAATCCACCGCAGCGAAAGCGGCTATTTCCTGTGGATCGAGCTGCCGGAAGGGCTGGACGCCAGCCTGCTTAACGAGCGGGCGCTGGCGCACAAGATAAGCATCGCGCCGGGCAAAATGTTCACCACCGGCCGCGCGTGGGACAACTACTTCCGCTTCAATGCCTCGTGGGCGTGGGGCGACAGAGAACATCAGGCGGCAGTGACGTTGTCACGTTTAATTAAGACCTTAATTAAGGAGTTTCAAGGTGTACCAGACTGAAAGATTGCTGCTGCGGCCGTGGCGCGATGACGATGCAGCGCCGTTTGCTGAGATGAATGCTGATCCCGAAGTCATGCGCTATTTCTTGCAGCCATTAACGCCGGAAGAAAGCCGTAACTATCTGGAGGCATTTCGCGAGCGTATGGCGCAAAACGGCTTTGGTTTTTGGGCGGTGGAAGAACGGCACAGCGGCGAGCTGGCGGGATTTGTGGGCTTAAATCGCCCGATGTACGAGCTGCCGTTTTCCCCGTGCGTTGAGGTCGGCTGGCGGCTTCGTAGCGCGTTCTGGGGAAAAGGCTATGCCCCAGAAGCTGCGAGAGAGGCGCTGCGCGTGGGTTTTGAAGAGTACAGCCTCGAAAGCATTGTCGCTTTTACCGCGTTACCGAACCTGCCGTCACAGCGGGTGATGGAAAAATCAGGCATGCGCCGATGCGGTGAGTTTGACCATCCGATGGTGCCGGCGGAGCATCCGCTGCGGCGGCATGTCTGGTATCAGATTCACCGGCAGGAGGTTTAAAAGCCGGCGAACCGGCCTGTAGCACGGCTACTCTGTCGGCTGGAAGACGTAATGGTCGCCTTTGGCCACGATGTGACCGACGCCAGGGAACGGGAAGTGCGGGGCAAAAATCAGCTCGCGATCGGCGGCCAGCTTCGCCAGCAGCGCTTTGCGGTTGGCTATTCCTTCCTGGCGGTCGTTATCATAGGCAATCGCCCATTCCGGCTTCGTCAGCGACACAATCGAGCTGTGCGCCGAGTCGCCAATATCTAACAGACGCTGCTTGCCGGAGACAATCTGATAGCCAACGTGCCCCGGCGTATGCCCCGGCAGCGGTACAGAGGTAATCCCCGGCAGCACCTGGTCGCCAGGCTTAAAGGTTTTCACCTGCGGCTGGATAGCTTCCGCCAGCGCCTTCATCTTCGGCAACGTTTGCAGCCAGGCCCAGTCCGGAGCGGAGATTTGCACCGTGGCGTGGGGGAACGCCGGTTTGCCGCCCGCCGTCAGCAGCCCACCAACATGGTCGCCGTGAACGTGGGTGATCAGCACATCGGTAATCTGTTCTGGCTTATAGCCCGCCTTTGCGAGGCTCGAAATCAGCTGCCCCTGAGCGTTGGGGCCAAGCCCGGTATCCAGCAAAATGACTTTGCTGCCGTCTTTGACCAGCAGTGCATCGACGCTGAGCTTAATATTGTCCGTCGGGGCGCCCGCCGCAGACAGCACTTCGGCCACTGCTTTTTCTCCCACGTCGACGCCCATCACTTTGCCATCGTTAGGCAGGGCGTTGTTTTTATCGTGCAGCGCCGTGACCTCAAGCTTGCCGAGCGGAAAAGTTTTAAACGCTGCACCCGCGTTATCCGCCAGCGCGAAGGCGGAGTAGCTGGCTGCAAACAGCGCCGAAA from Cedecea neteri encodes:
- a CDS encoding carbohydrate ABC transporter permease, with translation MAKRPWLPWLILTPSLLFLLLFTWFPLVRSVYDSLFDTRMAGDAGAYVGIGNYVRLFADAVFWKSLVNNLFYIVLTVIPGVVLALLLAVALWENHCINRWLRTAFFFPMIIPMVSAAALWLFIFMPGMGMLDYYLAKLFGPMNNNWLGRSNSALYALALIGVWKFAGYYMLFFLAGLQSLPASAREAAIMEGATSSQVFFKVTLPLLRPTLSFVITTALIYSITQIDHVAVMTRGGPDNATTVLLYYIQSLAWDTHDLGKASAATFLTLAGLFVFSFVNLKLLERGAHHER
- a CDS encoding carbohydrate ABC transporter permease, which translates into the protein MSVEFSGPVVNARSVPQPLWLRLRKSKGITLTVLMCCLALLWVSPFLWMLSSAFSASTFSEGMASVLPRFPLTLDNFRDAWQSADWLSLYANTLIFSFGTFFVQLVTITTAGYVFACHEFRGKQTLFLLFLVQLMIMPVVMMVPNMMTLKALGLLNTLTGVMMPYFTSAFGVFLMRQAFLAIPKELEEAALMEGCRWWQVLYRVLLPMCWPSVLAFATVSITYHWNEYLWPLMMLNDPDKQVLTVGLVSFAMGAESGGQWGTISAGTIMVCLPLMLAFIAFQKQFLRSFGFSGIK
- a CDS encoding phosphodiesterase, with product MLLAHISDTHFRSQNQKLYGFIDINGGNADVASQLNALRERPDAVIVSGDIVNCGRPDEYQVARQVLGTIKSPLYLIPGNHDDKAHFLEYLRPLCPQLGHDPQNIHYAVDDFATRLLFIDSSLAGHSKGWLTDNTVAWLEAQLTAGGDRPTAVFMHHPPLPLGNAQMDKIACENGHLLLELVARFPSLVRIFCGHNHCLTMTQYRQATIATIPGTVHQVPYHFEDSRPYYDLSPPSCLMHRQVGEQWVSYQHSLAHYAGPWLYDAAISCPTDER
- a CDS encoding ABC transporter ATP-binding protein, with amino-acid sequence MLRLNHVSKQFEGKAALNALSLSIEEGEFVVLVGPSGCGKSTLLRMLAGLEEVSSGEIWLHGENITSMSPRERNFAMIFQNYALFPHLTVRDNITFGMKIRKEDKASWQPRLEQVAAMLQLGELLDRKPAKLSGGQRQRVAMARAIVRNPRLFLMDEPLSNLDARLRTEVRDSIMALHHQLKTSTIYVTHDQTEAMSMADRIVVMNGGVVQQVGKPEHLYARPANLFVAGFIGSPAMNLVSLPCEDGRILPATLNLPLPSPASAEKSVWLGIRPEHLTDRPEEGHLTLSATVLQRELMGADYLLHVSTHLGTLRYTRRHRGAVPEKGDTLTLGFSSSDIHLFHTDLHHNLHQEIDHV
- a CDS encoding ABC transporter substrate-binding protein, coding for MHKWRALAVCCSLAVSGAALAKEKIDFMFPAPVDGKLTMEMTRVIKAFNDSQQDVEVRGIFTGSYDTTKIKAESAQKAGQPPALVIMSANFTTDLALKDEILPMDELFKYGPRKAGDFLMNDFWPAMHKNAQVMGVTYAIPFHNSTPILYYNKTMFDQAGIKQPPQTWAEMLADAKKLTDASKGQWGIMLPSTNDDYGGWIFSSLVRANGGNYFNENYPGEVYYDSPTTIGALRFWQNMVYRDKVMPSGVLNSKQISAAFFSGKLGMAMLSTGALGFMRENSKDFDMEVAMMPAQEQRAVPIGGASLVSFKGISDAQKKAAYQFLTYLVSPQVNGAWSRFTGYFSPLKASYDTPEMKEYLQKDPRAQIALDQLQYAHPWYSTYETVAVRQAMENQLAAVVNDQKVTPEAAAKSAQQTADSLMKPYVEKTALAEVK
- a CDS encoding PLP-dependent aminotransferase family protein produces the protein MKKYQQLAQQILDQIALGVWQPGDRLPSLREQVGHSGMSFMTVGHAYQMLESQGAIVARPQSGYYVAPRPVARTTPPAVQVTRAETVDINTYIFDVLQASTDASVVPFGSAFPDPRLFPLQQLNRSMSAVSKTATAISVIESLPPGNEALRHAIAQRYAQQGMQVSPDEIVITAGALEALNLSLQAVTEPGDWVIVENPCFYGALQALERLRLKALSVATDPVSGIDLDALAQALAEYPVKACWLMTNSQNPLGVTLPPEKKAQLVKLLQAHNVTLIEDDVYSELYYGRERPLPARAYDNQGMTLHCSSFSKCLVAGFRIGWVAAGKHARRIQQLQLMSTLSTSSPMQLALVDFLATRRYDTHLRKLRRMLAERKQQAWQTLNDLFPPEVKIHRSESGYFLWIELPEGLDASLLNERALAHKISIAPGKMFTTGRAWDNYFRFNASWAWGDREHQAAVTLSRLIKTLIKEFQGVPD
- a CDS encoding GNAT family N-acetyltransferase, which gives rise to MYQTERLLLRPWRDDDAAPFAEMNADPEVMRYFLQPLTPEESRNYLEAFRERMAQNGFGFWAVEERHSGELAGFVGLNRPMYELPFSPCVEVGWRLRSAFWGKGYAPEAAREALRVGFEEYSLESIVAFTALPNLPSQRVMEKSGMRRCGEFDHPMVPAEHPLRRHVWYQIHRQEV
- a CDS encoding MBL fold metallo-hydrolase, giving the protein MIKKLLVSALFAASYSAFALADNAGAAFKTFPLGKLEVTALHDKNNALPNDGKVMGVDVGEKAVAEVLSAAGAPTDNIKLSVDALLVKDGSKVILLDTGLGPNAQGQLISSLAKAGYKPEQITDVLITHVHGDHVGGLLTAGGKPAFPHATVQISAPDWAWLQTLPKMKALAEAIQPQVKTFKPGDQVLPGITSVPLPGHTPGHVGYQIVSGKQRLLDIGDSAHSSIVSLTKPEWAIAYDNDRQEGIANRKALLAKLAADRELIFAPHFPFPGVGHIVAKGDHYVFQPTE